From the genome of Aerococcus urinaehominis:
AATCTCACCAATATGCGCTAATTTAGCTTTGGCTTCAGCTCCTATACTGGCTACACCGATAATATCACCGCCTAGGCGGGCAATTAAGACACGGTTATTATCACTATCAGCAACTTGCTTTAAATAGCGCTGCTCCTGCTCTTGATTAAGACCGAGACCCTCTTCACCAAAGCTAAGATAATCTGTCTCTTGGCCCACATGCTGGTAAAATGCTAACAAATCTTTAGCATCCTTAGCTTGGCCATCTTCGATTGTTATTTCGATTTGCTCTTTACGCACACTTATTCTCCTGCCTTCTTAAAAATCCTTGCTAGTTGCTGACCCCGGGGGCCAACGCCCTCTAGTTCTAGTTGACGTTGGTCTTGGTCTAACTGTTTGATCGTTACCCACAGATAATTCAAGTCTAAGTCTTCTACAATATATTGGGGCCATTCAATGACGCAGACGCCATCACCGTCTAAGTATTCTTCCAGACCAATACCCTCACTACCAGTTTCAGCTAGCCGGTAAGCATCCATATGATATAGTGGCAACCGCCCCTCCTGGTATTCCCGGATAATTGTATAAGTAGGGCTCTTGATATGCTTCTTGATACCTAGGCCCTGGGCCAGGTACTGGGTAAAGGTGGTTTTTCCTGCTCCCAAGTCACCGGCCAAACAAATCACATCCCCCGGTTTTAAATACTGGGCAAGTTCTTGGGCCGTAGCCTGGGTAGCTGCTTCATTTTCCCATATCAATGACATAGTGACCTCCCTTATTTCCTAATAGTCAACCTGATTACGGGCCTTGTTATCGCGACGTTGCTGCCGCATTTTTTGCCGGCGCTGTTCTTGCGCCTTACGTCGTTGATGCTGACCGATTTCTTTTTTCAGTTTCTTGCGGTAACCTGGTTTAACCTTTTTCCGCTTATTTTTATCAATCATACCCTTAACCGTATGATCAATTTCATCCCGGTTGGCTGGTCGGTCCTGGCGCTGACGGTTAGATCGCGTTGGTTGCCATTCGCCCTGCTTGATGTCATAATCTTCAAAATGAATGCCCTTGCCTTCCAACCAGGCAATATCCTTTTGATGATCAGGCTCATACATGGTAATGGCCTGGCCAGGAAGTCCTTGGCGACCAGTCCGGCCCACGCGATGGATAAAGAATTCCAATTCACCAGGGATTTCATAATTAACCACATGGGAAACCCCCGGAATATCTATGCCACGAGCAGCTAAGTCACTCGCTACGACATATTGAAAGTCCAAATTATGTACCTGCTTCATCACCCGACGACGCTCACGGGCATCTAAATCACCGTGTATTTTAGCAATCTTTAAACCTCGGCCCAAGAGATATTGGTGGAGACTGTCAACAGTCTCAATTGTATTGGCAAAAATCAGCATGAGATAGGGCTGACCGACCTGAGTTACTTGGTAAAGCAAGTCTTTTTTATCCCTACCCCTAACCGCTAAGAGTATATTCTCAATGGTTGGTGAAATAACCTGTTCATTTGCCACTCTGATCCATTTAGGGTTAGCTAAATACTTACGTAAGAATGGTTTCAATTTTTCTGGTATAGTGGCTGAGAAAACATACATAGATAAGTCATTCGGCATATGACTAGCAATCTGGTCAACAGTCGTTAAAAAACCCATATCTAGGGTCATATCAGCCTCATCAACGACAAAATGGCTAACCTGGTGGACGGAAATAAGTTGCCGGTTAACTAAGTCCAGAATGCGGCCAGGCGTGCCAATGACGATTTGTGGCGTAGATGCTTCTAAGCGCTGGGCCTGGCGTTGGCCATCTGTGCCGCCGTAAGCACGCTCTACAAAAATATCCTCAGACGCGTAAGCTAAAAGCGATTTGGTCACTTGATAAAGTTGATCAGCCAACTCCCGACTCGGCGCTGTGATCAAAACTTGCGTCTCTGCTTGGTTAGTTAGCTGACTTAAGAGGGGAAGTAAAAAAGCTAAACTTTTGCCTGAACCAGTCTGGCTTTGGGCAACAACGGAATGGCCAGACAATATTTCTGGAATAACTTGGGCTTGAATATCAGTAGCTTGATAAAAATTCATATCTTTAAGGGCAGTCTGTAAATAGTCTGCCAAAGGGTAATCTGTAAATTGCATAGCAGCCTCCTTGTTATAATCACTTGACATTATAACATTTTATTGCTGGTCAATATATCCAATCGCCTAGCTTATTGTCAGAATTTTATAAAATAGGTATAATATAACAATAATTGAAAGGAGAAGTTAATATTGAAGCAAGCTAACCAACTTGATGCACTCTTTATTTTATTCGGTGCAACAGGCGACCTGGCCAAACGGATGCTCTACCCAGCCTTATTTAGACTCTACCTGCGCGGTATCTTAAAAGAACATTTCGCTATTATTGGTACAGCCCGCCGACCATGGGACAATGAGGTATTAAGAGAAGTTGTCTTTGAATCCGTCCAAAACGAGTGCGATGACCCTGAGACAATCAAAGATTTTGCTAGCCATTTCTATTATTTAGCCAATGATGCAACCAAAATTGAAAACTTCTCTGCTTTAAACCAGTTGATGGGCCAACTTAAACAAGCATACCAAATCGGAGACCGACATTTTTACTATTTATCTGTCTCACCAAGCCTCTTTGCTGATATTTCTAATAATTTGAAGAAAAGTGGTATTGTCGATCAACCGGGCATTCATCGTTTAATTTTGGAAAAACCCTTTGGTCACAACCAAGCGAGTGCCCTAGCCTTAAACCAAGACCTAAACATCTCCTTTAGTGAGGACCAAATTTATCGCATTGATCATTATCTTGGTAAGGAAACGGTTTTAAATATTCTGGCTAGCCGCTACTACAATCCATTTTTAGAAGCTATTTGGAACCGTGACCATATTAAAAATATCCAAGTTACCCTATCCGAGGATATGCCTGTGGGCAGCCGGGGCGGTTACTATGACCACAGTGGGGCTATTCGCGACATGTTCCAAAACCATATTTTACAAATTATCGCTCTTTTAGGAATGGACCTACCTCAAGAGCTCAAGCCACAGTCGATTCTAACTAATCGCCAGGCCTTCTTTAAATCGCTGTCCAGCCTATCCCCAGACCAGGTTGCTGATCAGATTGTACGCGGCCAGTATGGGGCAAATCCTGATTTAGGAATTCCTGACTACTTAGATGAGGATCAAGTGGCGGTTAACTCTGTGACAGAAACTTATATTGCTGGCCAACTTCTCTCTGACCTACCACGTTGGCAGGATGTGCCATTCTATTTTAGAACTGGTAAGGCCATGACCCAAAAATATACCACTGTTGACATTATTTTCAAAAGCCATCCTAGTCAGAGCGACCAACCTAATAGGTTGACCTTTTACATTAGTCCAGAACTTGGCGTCAGTTTACAAATCCAACAAAAAACTTATAGTGACCAAATGCTAACTGAGCCAGCCTGCTTACAAATGACCAAACCGGTCAGCGGTTATTTAGCAACGGCCTATGAGAAACTCATTCATGATGTCCTCAAGGGCGACCAGACAAACTTCACCTCCTTTGAGGAATTACTTGACCAGTGGCGGATTGTAGACCACATCACCGAAGCTTGGGAGACATTACCAGCACCTGATTTCCCTAACTATCAGGCTGGTAGTCTTGGCCCGCAAGCAGCTGATGACCTATTAGCAAGGAACAATGATTTTTGGATTAACCATCAATTCTCATAAAACAGTAAAAAGACTTAGCCTAGTAGGTATAAAATACTTACTTGAGCTAAGTCTTTTTTTATAAGGCATCACGACCTTGAATAAGTAATCGATATTCTTCTAAAGTCAACCCGTGTTGGGCCATAAACTGGGCATGGTCCAAACCGACATAGCGAAAATGCCAGGGTTCATAATTAATATGGGTCAGGCCCTCTTTGTTAGGTAAAAAACGCAGGATAAAACCATAATCCTGGGCATTAGCTGCCAGCCATTGGGCAGAGGGTTCCTGCTCATATGAAACCAAGAGATCATTGCCAGCGGCCACCCAGGCGCGATCAAAAAGATCAAAGGCGAGACCCGTAGCGTGTTCTGAGTACCCAGCAGGGGCCACATAGGCAGCTGTAGCTGCCACTGCCTCGTCATAGCTGTAACCACTAGCCAGATAACTATTAACTCGGCTATCAATATTAGCCGCCTGTTGGGCATTAGACCGGTAGGCAGAAATAGCCACCAAATCATGGCCATCAGCCCAGGCGCCAGCTAAGAGTTCCTGATAGGGACCGGTGATTCGCCCATCATACAGATGCCCCATTTCAGTATAGGCTAGCTGACCAAGTTGGTCATCGGCAATCGGTATTTCTGGATTAACCAGTTCTAAATCAGGATCATCTAAGCTAGCACTGGCAGGTAAAGCTGCAATCAAAGCCAGTATCTCTTTCTCTGTTAACGGCTGGCCATTTTTGTCGCTTACATCAGCTAGGGTTAAGCTCCCTTCACTAATACTTGTTAAATCAATTTTGGGGCTTGAAGTAGCTTGAGATGCCGCTAGCTGGTCGCTTTGACTGGTCTGACCAGCAGTGGTCGGCTCTTGACCTTGGCATGCAGCCAAAGTGAAACTAGCCAGCAAGCTAAGAATAAATACTTTTTTCATATATAAGCCTCTTTATTTGTCAGACTGGCTGACAGCTACTAATTCTTTAACAATTGCTAATTTTTCTTGGTCACTATAAGCATTTGCACCAGCAGCCTTTTCGTGACCACCACCGTCATGGTTCATAGCAATGGTATTAATAACCGGACCTTTAGATCGGATACGGCACCGCCAATGACCAGCTGGCTGCTCAACAAAAGTGACCCAAGCCCGGACACCGGCAATCGATCCCGGTGTTTGCACGACATGATAGGTTTCTGATTCAGATAAGCCGATTGTTTTCAGGCAATCCTGACTGATTGATACCCAAGCTACTGCGCCCGTATCATCAATTTCTAAGTGGCCTAAAACATAGGCTAAAAGTTGGGCCTGGGCCAAGCTTTGGGTATTGGCAGCCTGCATTAATTCGGTGGCCGGAAAATCATAGGCACGTAATTGGCCAGCAATCTTCATGGTTTCTGGACTGGTGTTATCATAAAGAAATCGTCCCGTATCCCCTACTATACCCAGGAAAAAATACTGGGCAGCCTGGTCAGTCATCTGCAGCTGACCCTGACTAGCTAATACAAAACTGGCAATTAATTCACTAGCTGATGACACTTGATCATCTACCCACTGCCAGTCCCCGTAAACATCATGGTTGGGATGGTGGTCGATTTTAATAACTTTTTGCCCTGTTTGATAACGTTGGTCATCAATGCGCGGTGTGTTGGCCGTATCTGTAACAATGACCAAGGCTTCTTGATAAACTTGATCGCTTATCTGGTCCATATCTTCAAAACCAACAATGTGATGATCATTTTCCCCCACTGCATAAATTTCCTTCTCTGGGAAACTAGCTTGAAGCACCTGCTTTAAGCCCAACTGGGAACCCAACGCATCCGGATCAGGACGTAGATGACGGTGAATAATGATAGTGGCGTGGTTTTTAATATCTGTCAGTAATTGATTTAACATAAGTCCTCCTAATTTTCAAAAATATTAGCAGTCATAATTGCTTTGGCTAGGAGCTCTTGTCCGTGCCAGACCTTAACTTCAGCTGTTAAGCTACGACGAGTCAGTTCTAGTTCTTCGATGACAAAATCAATGGTATTTTGACTACCTAAGGCTTGTAAAAAATAGAGTGAAACAGTTTTAACAACAACTAGCTTATTATAGGTCTCAGACATATACTTGTGCAGAACACGCTGGGCCGTTGCCGATAAGATACCTGAAGAAAAGACACCGAACTGGTCTGTCATCGTGACATTAGTTGTAAAGCGATAACGGTGCGTTTTACTAACTTGACTAGATGATACTTGTTTGAGATTTTCATCTAAAAGGTGCTCTATCTGACCCTCATTTTCATTATTAAATTGGCTGTACTGCAAGGTCTGCAAAACATCTTGCCGCGACAAAATTCCTAGTAATTGATTTTGGTCGTCAACTACTGGTAAAATCTCTAATCCATCCACTAACATTCTTTGCGTGACGCTAGCTACACTCATTTGCGTCTTGGCAACTACTGGTGCTGGGGTCATAACTTTAGCAATTTTAGTCGCCTGATCATGGTCCAAGAGGTCTTTAGCCGTAACCATACCTAGTAGTTGGTGATTGTGGTTTACCACTGGAAAACGGGTATGGCCTGTTTCTAGATTTAAGCGCCGATAGTCAACAATCTTATGATCATCATAAATATAGGAAGTTTTATCAAAAGGAATATAAATATCCTCGACGACTAAAATTTCGCGTTGAATAGATCGTTCAATTAAGGCCTTGTTAATTATAGTCGCCGTTGCATAAGTATCAAATGAGGCTGTCATAACGGTAATTTGGCGCTCATTAGCCAAATCAATAATTTCCTTGGAGGGTTTAAAGCCCCCAGTAATCAAAACCGC
Proteins encoded in this window:
- a CDS encoding GNAT family N-acetyltransferase — encoded protein: MRKEQIEITIEDGQAKDAKDLLAFYQHVGQETDYLSFGEEGLGLNQEQEQRYLKQVADSDNNRVLIARLGGDIIGVASIGAEAKAKLAHIGEIGICVKQAYWGFGISRVLIGDLIDWAIENPVLTYLKLEVFHDNKRAIGLYEKFDFTELGRTPQGLAVKGQPGETIIMGRSVTAE
- the tsaE gene encoding tRNA (adenosine(37)-N6)-threonylcarbamoyltransferase complex ATPase subunit type 1 TsaE codes for the protein MSLIWENEAATQATAQELAQYLKPGDVICLAGDLGAGKTTFTQYLAQGLGIKKHIKSPTYTIIREYQEGRLPLYHMDAYRLAETGSEGIGLEEYLDGDGVCVIEWPQYIVEDLDLNYLWVTIKQLDQDQRQLELEGVGPRGQQLARIFKKAGE
- a CDS encoding DEAD/DEAH box helicase, translated to MQFTDYPLADYLQTALKDMNFYQATDIQAQVIPEILSGHSVVAQSQTGSGKSLAFLLPLLSQLTNQAETQVLITAPSRELADQLYQVTKSLLAYASEDIFVERAYGGTDGQRQAQRLEASTPQIVIGTPGRILDLVNRQLISVHQVSHFVVDEADMTLDMGFLTTVDQIASHMPNDLSMYVFSATIPEKLKPFLRKYLANPKWIRVANEQVISPTIENILLAVRGRDKKDLLYQVTQVGQPYLMLIFANTIETVDSLHQYLLGRGLKIAKIHGDLDARERRRVMKQVHNLDFQYVVASDLAARGIDIPGVSHVVNYEIPGELEFFIHRVGRTGRQGLPGQAITMYEPDHQKDIAWLEGKGIHFEDYDIKQGEWQPTRSNRQRQDRPANRDEIDHTVKGMIDKNKRKKVKPGYRKKLKKEIGQHQRRKAQEQRRQKMRQQRRDNKARNQVDY
- the zwf gene encoding glucose-6-phosphate dehydrogenase; amino-acid sequence: MKQANQLDALFILFGATGDLAKRMLYPALFRLYLRGILKEHFAIIGTARRPWDNEVLREVVFESVQNECDDPETIKDFASHFYYLANDATKIENFSALNQLMGQLKQAYQIGDRHFYYLSVSPSLFADISNNLKKSGIVDQPGIHRLILEKPFGHNQASALALNQDLNISFSEDQIYRIDHYLGKETVLNILASRYYNPFLEAIWNRDHIKNIQVTLSEDMPVGSRGGYYDHSGAIRDMFQNHILQIIALLGMDLPQELKPQSILTNRQAFFKSLSSLSPDQVADQIVRGQYGANPDLGIPDYLDEDQVAVNSVTETYIAGQLLSDLPRWQDVPFYFRTGKAMTQKYTTVDIIFKSHPSQSDQPNRLTFYISPELGVSLQIQQKTYSDQMLTEPACLQMTKPVSGYLATAYEKLIHDVLKGDQTNFTSFEELLDQWRIVDHITEAWETLPAPDFPNYQAGSLGPQAADDLLARNNDFWINHQFS
- a CDS encoding M15 family metallopeptidase; amino-acid sequence: MKKVFILSLLASFTLAACQGQEPTTAGQTSQSDQLAASQATSSPKIDLTSISEGSLTLADVSDKNGQPLTEKEILALIAALPASASLDDPDLELVNPEIPIADDQLGQLAYTEMGHLYDGRITGPYQELLAGAWADGHDLVAISAYRSNAQQAANIDSRVNSYLASGYSYDEAVAATAAYVAPAGYSEHATGLAFDLFDRAWVAAGNDLLVSYEQEPSAQWLAANAQDYGFILRFLPNKEGLTHINYEPWHFRYVGLDHAQFMAQHGLTLEEYRLLIQGRDAL
- a CDS encoding DHH family phosphoesterase gives rise to the protein MLNQLLTDIKNHATIIIHRHLRPDPDALGSQLGLKQVLQASFPEKEIYAVGENDHHIVGFEDMDQISDQVYQEALVIVTDTANTPRIDDQRYQTGQKVIKIDHHPNHDVYGDWQWVDDQVSSASELIASFVLASQGQLQMTDQAAQYFFLGIVGDTGRFLYDNTSPETMKIAGQLRAYDFPATELMQAANTQSLAQAQLLAYVLGHLEIDDTGAVAWVSISQDCLKTIGLSESETYHVVQTPGSIAGVRAWVTFVEQPAGHWRCRIRSKGPVINTIAMNHDGGGHEKAAGANAYSDQEKLAIVKELVAVSQSDK
- a CDS encoding DRTGG domain-containing protein, translating into MATKHEQILRYIEDLPIDSKISVRSIAKDLKVSDGTAYRAIKEAENRQLVKTVERVGTVRIEPVANRKLSHLTIEEVSRLTDCRIYGGAQGLNKKVQKFIIGAMEADDVRQYLAVDSLLIVGNREEIQRIALDQGVAVLITGGFKPSKEIIDLANERQITVMTASFDTYATATIINKALIERSIQREILVVEDIYIPFDKTSYIYDDHKIVDYRRLNLETGHTRFPVVNHNHQLLGMVTAKDLLDHDQATKIAKVMTPAPVVAKTQMSVASVTQRMLVDGLEILPVVDDQNQLLGILSRQDVLQTLQYSQFNNENEGQIEHLLDENLKQVSSSQVSKTHRYRFTTNVTMTDQFGVFSSGILSATAQRVLHKYMSETYNKLVVVKTVSLYFLQALGSQNTIDFVIEELELTRRSLTAEVKVWHGQELLAKAIMTANIFEN